The proteins below are encoded in one region of Nitrospira sp.:
- a CDS encoding membrane protein, with product MTVRTFRRWYWVHKWSSLICTVFMLVLCLTGLPLVFGDELAVWLGEAVEPPERVDLSAPVTFDALIQDAQHRRPQEYVKFLVHDDDEAVWFVTMGESLTSPENTVSFAYDSRTGAMLHQQAADEGVVNFLFKLHVEMLAGLPGTLFLGLMGLLFVASTVSGVVVYGPFMHKLPFGVVRREGSVRLACLDLHNLLGIVTAVWVFVVGLTGVINTLDRPLLAYWQMTDIGAMIAPFKDRPIPARIASVDVALHAAKSAASDMNVRFIAFPGTPFAGAHHYMAFMRGQSPLTSRLLTPLLIDAETGDVTARGTLPWYLTALLLSQPLHFGDYGGLPLKLLWAVMDILTIFILISGLYLWWKKRGMAEDALFAEAFPRLSAQGMM from the coding sequence ATGACAGTCAGGACGTTCAGGCGCTGGTATTGGGTCCACAAGTGGTCCAGCCTCATCTGCACGGTTTTTATGCTTGTGCTCTGCCTGACCGGACTGCCTCTGGTCTTCGGCGATGAACTGGCCGTATGGCTGGGAGAGGCGGTCGAGCCGCCCGAACGAGTCGACCTTTCTGCTCCCGTCACGTTTGATGCACTGATTCAAGACGCCCAACACAGGCGACCGCAAGAGTATGTCAAATTTCTCGTCCACGACGACGATGAGGCAGTTTGGTTCGTGACGATGGGAGAGTCTCTGACCAGTCCCGAGAACACGGTCAGTTTCGCCTACGACTCTCGGACCGGGGCAATGCTACACCAACAGGCTGCCGACGAGGGAGTGGTGAACTTCCTTTTCAAGCTGCATGTCGAGATGTTGGCGGGACTACCCGGTACCTTATTTCTCGGACTCATGGGTCTGCTTTTCGTGGCCTCGACGGTGTCGGGCGTAGTGGTCTATGGCCCATTCATGCACAAGCTGCCGTTCGGAGTGGTCAGGCGCGAGGGAAGTGTGCGTCTCGCATGCCTTGACCTCCATAACCTTTTGGGTATTGTGACAGCCGTGTGGGTTTTCGTCGTTGGGCTGACAGGTGTGATCAACACGCTGGATCGGCCTCTCCTGGCTTATTGGCAGATGACCGACATTGGAGCAATGATAGCGCCCTTCAAGGATCGGCCGATCCCCGCGAGGATAGCTTCAGTCGACGTGGCCCTTCACGCGGCCAAATCCGCCGCTTCCGATATGAACGTGCGGTTCATCGCCTTCCCGGGCACCCCGTTTGCCGGTGCGCATCACTACATGGCCTTCATGCGAGGTCAAAGTCCTCTCACGTCGAGACTGCTGACACCGCTCCTCATCGATGCTGAGACCGGTGACGTCACCGCACGAGGCACGTTGCCCTGGTATCTGACCGCGTTGCTCCTATCGCAACCGCTCCATTTCGGCGACTACGGAGGTCTGCCGCTGAAGCTCCTGTGGGCCGTCATGGACATTCTTACCATTTTTATCCTGATCAGCGGCCTCTACCTCTGGTGGAAAAAGCGTGGGATGGCGGAGGATGCCTTGTTTGCCGAGGCGTTCCCCAGGCTGTCCGCACAGGGGATGATGTAA
- the fmt gene encoding methionyl-tRNA formyltransferase, whose protein sequence is MRIIFMGTPEFAVPSLEALLRSDDEVVGVVAQPDRPKGRGHALVPPPVKVVAQSAGKPVLQPTKMKDPAFLGAINEWRPDVIAVAAFGRILPPAILSLPSQGCINVHGSLLPKYRGAAPIQWAIVNGEVETGITTMLMDEGMDTGAMLLHEAIPIEPVDTSGTLSERLSQVGARLLIETLTQLKAGRLKPISQDHSQATTAPIIKKEDGLIDWNLGARAIANRVRGFNPWPTAYTYTGSDRWTIWQTVPLTETAKSNIPGTVVRSDKSGIVVQCGDGLLAVTSLQVPGGRRLTAGEYLAGHPVALGLRLGSPPVSTVVS, encoded by the coding sequence ATGCGCATTATTTTCATGGGGACACCGGAGTTCGCGGTGCCTTCGCTGGAGGCGTTACTGCGATCGGATGACGAAGTCGTCGGCGTGGTGGCACAGCCTGATCGGCCAAAAGGGCGCGGTCATGCGCTCGTTCCCCCACCGGTCAAGGTTGTGGCGCAGTCGGCGGGGAAGCCCGTCCTTCAGCCGACCAAGATGAAAGATCCAGCGTTCCTCGGCGCCATCAATGAGTGGAGGCCGGACGTCATCGCAGTGGCAGCATTTGGACGGATTCTTCCCCCCGCAATTCTGTCCCTTCCGTCACAGGGTTGTATTAATGTGCACGGCTCGCTTCTCCCCAAGTATCGGGGTGCTGCGCCAATTCAGTGGGCCATCGTCAATGGCGAAGTGGAAACCGGTATTACAACCATGCTGATGGATGAGGGGATGGATACCGGCGCCATGCTCCTTCATGAAGCCATCCCAATTGAACCAGTGGATACCAGCGGAACGCTGAGCGAGCGTCTATCCCAGGTCGGAGCCCGCCTGCTCATCGAGACCCTCACGCAACTCAAGGCAGGTCGATTGAAGCCAATCTCGCAAGACCACAGCCAGGCCACGACGGCGCCGATCATTAAGAAGGAAGACGGATTGATCGACTGGAACCTCGGCGCCAGGGCCATCGCCAATCGTGTCCGTGGATTCAATCCGTGGCCCACTGCCTACACGTATACGGGTAGCGATCGCTGGACGATTTGGCAGACGGTTCCGCTCACCGAGACGGCGAAGAGCAATATACCAGGCACCGTGGTTCGTTCGGATAAGAGCGGGATCGTCGTTCAATGCGGGGATGGGCTCCTCGCCGTCACGTCACTGCAAGTGCCGGGAGGACGTCGCTTGACCGCTGGCGAGTATCTGGCTGGACATCCTGTGGCCCTGGGATTACGGCTCGGCTCACCACCGGTATCGACTGTCGTCTCGTGA
- the rpe gene encoding ribulose-phosphate 3-epimerase, whose amino-acid sequence MSKGPVKIAPSILSADFARLADEVGKVEQAGADWIHVDIMDGHFVPNLTVGPPIVEALRKVTRLPLDLHLMMTNPDSYINEFAHAGADYLTVHVEACPHLHRTVQAIKEHGVKAGVTLNPATSTSTLEEIVAETDLILVMSVSPGFGGQRFIPSILNKISRVRALIDSHGGGALLEVDGGVKIDNVGSIVEAGADVLVAGSAIFSSPNYAETITAMRESAHVMVGRTPPGQTMSRSR is encoded by the coding sequence ATGAGCAAAGGACCCGTCAAGATCGCTCCGTCCATCCTCTCTGCGGACTTCGCACGGCTGGCTGACGAAGTTGGAAAGGTCGAGCAGGCTGGCGCCGATTGGATCCACGTCGACATCATGGATGGACATTTTGTCCCTAATCTGACGGTCGGACCGCCCATCGTCGAGGCGCTGCGGAAAGTTACGCGACTCCCGCTCGACCTACATCTGATGATGACCAATCCCGACAGTTACATCAACGAATTTGCTCATGCTGGGGCCGATTACCTGACCGTGCATGTGGAAGCCTGTCCTCATCTACACAGGACGGTGCAGGCCATCAAAGAACACGGGGTGAAAGCCGGTGTGACATTGAATCCGGCGACGTCAACGAGCACGCTCGAAGAGATCGTGGCGGAAACCGACTTAATTTTGGTCATGAGCGTTAGCCCTGGTTTCGGCGGTCAACGGTTCATTCCATCCATCTTGAATAAGATCAGCCGTGTGCGAGCCTTGATCGACAGTCACGGCGGGGGAGCCCTGCTTGAAGTGGACGGCGGTGTCAAAATAGATAACGTCGGGAGCATTGTCGAAGCCGGCGCCGACGTCTTAGTGGCCGGTTCGGCGATTTTCTCGAGTCCCAATTATGCGGAAACGATCACAGCCATGCGTGAGTCCGCTCATGTCATGGTTGGCCGAACCCCGCCTGGACAGACGATGTCTCGGTCGCGGTAG
- the rsmB gene encoding ribosomal RNA small subunit methyltransferase B: MHRASFGVELPPRERALMMELVYGVLRTRLRLDWRLELVADRRMNRLPITVANALRLGAYQVLHLTRVPHRAAVHETVELVRETVRGPRWPGFTNAVLRSLLRTAPPEPPPMSENAVRALSIRYACPPWLVERWVARLGIADAERACCAAAEPPPLTLRVNTARTTRAALLQALKDSGHMAVPTQVSPVGIQLQKCGSPSQLPGYQEGLFYVEDEAAQLIPMMLGPRSGERVLDACAAPGGKATHLTELLHGRAELVAVDWSADRVGVMHANMARLGTIGIHTLVFDWTKTAELQTGSLPPLLQQPFDRILLDAPCSGLGILRRHPEGKWQKQSAQLAEHHATQLHLLETVTRLLRPGGVIVYSTCSTEPEETLHVIDSFCERHPEFTRESVAPWLPPIALPMVTDRGDFCSLCSGTETELENLRQCNQHMDGFFAARLRRAHK, encoded by the coding sequence ATGCACCGCGCCAGTTTCGGGGTCGAGCTGCCTCCCAGGGAGCGGGCCCTTATGATGGAACTGGTGTATGGGGTATTGCGGACTCGACTCCGGCTCGATTGGCGGCTTGAGCTGGTGGCCGACCGCCGCATGAATCGACTTCCTATCACGGTGGCGAACGCCTTGCGCCTCGGCGCATATCAGGTACTGCATCTGACGAGAGTACCGCATCGGGCGGCCGTGCATGAAACGGTCGAGCTCGTGCGTGAAACGGTACGAGGTCCACGGTGGCCTGGGTTTACGAATGCGGTGCTGCGGTCGCTGCTCCGGACCGCTCCGCCAGAGCCGCCGCCGATGAGCGAGAACGCCGTTCGGGCACTCTCTATTCGCTATGCCTGTCCTCCTTGGTTGGTCGAACGATGGGTGGCGCGCCTAGGCATTGCGGATGCCGAGCGGGCATGCTGTGCTGCCGCTGAGCCGCCACCGCTCACGCTTCGCGTGAATACCGCACGGACCACCCGTGCGGCTCTGCTGCAGGCCTTAAAGGATTCTGGCCATATGGCGGTGCCGACCCAAGTCAGCCCCGTGGGCATCCAGCTGCAAAAATGTGGAAGCCCGTCGCAATTGCCGGGATATCAGGAGGGTCTGTTTTACGTGGAGGATGAGGCAGCTCAACTGATTCCGATGATGCTAGGCCCCAGGTCAGGCGAACGCGTGCTGGACGCGTGCGCCGCCCCCGGCGGGAAAGCGACCCACCTCACGGAGCTCTTGCACGGCCGCGCAGAGTTGGTGGCGGTGGATTGGAGTGCGGACCGTGTGGGCGTGATGCACGCCAACATGGCGAGGTTGGGAACAATTGGCATCCATACGCTCGTCTTCGACTGGACGAAGACCGCTGAATTGCAAACGGGTAGTCTGCCCCCCCTCCTGCAACAACCATTCGATCGGATCCTGTTGGATGCGCCCTGTAGCGGGCTCGGGATTCTCCGCCGACATCCCGAGGGCAAGTGGCAGAAGCAATCGGCACAGTTAGCCGAGCACCACGCGACACAACTGCATCTGCTTGAGACCGTGACACGTCTCTTGCGGCCTGGAGGGGTGATCGTCTATAGTACCTGCTCGACAGAACCAGAGGAAACCCTTCACGTTATCGATAGTTTCTGCGAGAGGCACCCCGAATTTACGCGAGAGTCGGTGGCCCCATGGTTGCCGCCTATTGCCCTGCCAATGGTCACTGATCGAGGAGACTTCTGTTCCCTGTGCAGCGGGACGGAAACGGAGCTGGAAAATCTGCGACAATGTAACCAACACATGGATGGTTTTTTTGCGGCGAGACTGAGGCGAGCACACAAATGA